One genomic region from Sphingobacterium sp. UGAL515B_05 encodes:
- the leuS gene encoding leucine--tRNA ligase: MEYNHKSLEKKWQKFWADHQTYKTSDTHQKPKYYVLDMFPYPSGAGLHVGHPLGYIASDIFSRYKRLKGFNVLHPMGYDSFGLPAEQYAIQTGQHPAVTTEVNINRYREQMDNIGFSYDWSREVRTSDPSYYKWTQWIFMRLFDSWYNKESDKAEPIETLIARFVVSGSTGILAVSDEDVLEFSADEWKSFDEEKQQRELLKYRIAYLRESTVNWCAALGTVLANDEVINGVSERGGYPVEQKKMMQWSMRITAYADRLLKGLDTIDWPEPLVEMQRNWIGKSVGASVKFPVPQLNTAIEVFTTRVDTIYGVSFVVLAPEHELVAALTTPEQQTEVDAYIEKTSKKSELDRMADTKTVSGAFTGSYAKHPISGQDVQIWIADYVLAGYGTGAVMAVPSGDQRDYVFAKHFALPIIPISDTQNIEEEADPNKDGKYINSDFINGMTYQEAVPALIAKLEELKLGKAKINFRMRDAIFGRQRYWGEPVPVYFKNGLPYLIKEEELPLLLPEVDKYLPTESGEPPLGRAKDWKYEDQYEYELSTMPGWAGSSWYWFRYMDPKNEGNFASKEAVDYWKAVDLYIGGSEHATGHLLYSRFWNKFLKDLGYQNEEEPFRKLINQGMIQGRSNFVYRVLDDEGRGTNQFVSYGLRNEYKTIPLHVDVNIVHNDVLDLEKFKNFRPDFANAEFVLENGKYICGSEVEKMSKSKFNVVNPDDIIESYGADTLRLYEMFLGPLEQAKPWNTNGIEGVYKFLRKVWRLFHDAEGNFSVSDEDPSKAEFKALHKIIKKVEDDIERFSFNTSVSAFMICVNELTELKCNKRQILEQLVVILQPYAPHITEELWALLGKEAGTLSYASYPVFKAEYLVESEFAYPVSFNGKMKFNLSLALDLDQKAVEDTIRAHADVQRHLDGKAIKKIIFVKGKIINIVI; encoded by the coding sequence ATGGAGTATAATCACAAATCATTAGAGAAAAAGTGGCAGAAGTTTTGGGCTGATCATCAAACATATAAAACGTCCGATACGCATCAAAAGCCAAAATACTATGTATTGGATATGTTTCCTTATCCTTCCGGAGCGGGGCTGCATGTTGGTCACCCGCTGGGATATATTGCTTCGGACATCTTTTCAAGATATAAACGTTTGAAAGGTTTCAATGTATTGCATCCGATGGGATATGATTCTTTTGGACTTCCTGCAGAGCAATATGCCATTCAAACTGGTCAGCATCCTGCTGTGACGACTGAGGTAAATATCAATCGGTATCGTGAGCAAATGGATAACATTGGGTTCTCTTATGATTGGAGTAGAGAAGTACGTACTTCCGATCCGTCATATTACAAATGGACACAATGGATTTTTATGAGATTGTTTGATTCTTGGTATAATAAGGAATCAGATAAAGCTGAACCGATCGAAACGTTAATCGCGAGGTTTGTTGTAAGTGGTTCAACTGGCATTTTAGCAGTTTCGGATGAAGATGTCCTGGAATTCAGCGCTGACGAATGGAAATCTTTTGATGAAGAAAAACAACAACGGGAATTGTTGAAATATCGGATTGCTTATTTGCGTGAAAGTACAGTAAACTGGTGTGCTGCTTTAGGTACAGTATTAGCGAATGACGAGGTCATCAACGGTGTCTCTGAGCGTGGTGGTTATCCTGTGGAGCAAAAGAAGATGATGCAGTGGTCTATGCGTATTACTGCTTACGCAGATCGTTTATTGAAAGGTTTGGATACCATTGATTGGCCAGAACCTTTGGTTGAAATGCAACGTAACTGGATCGGGAAATCGGTAGGTGCCTCGGTGAAATTTCCCGTACCACAATTAAATACAGCAATTGAAGTGTTTACGACGCGTGTAGATACGATATATGGTGTTTCTTTTGTCGTTTTGGCTCCAGAACATGAATTGGTTGCAGCATTGACTACCCCTGAGCAGCAAACAGAAGTAGACGCCTATATCGAGAAAACTTCGAAAAAATCTGAATTGGATCGTATGGCCGATACAAAAACAGTATCTGGTGCTTTTACGGGTTCTTACGCGAAACATCCAATTTCTGGACAGGATGTACAGATTTGGATCGCAGATTATGTACTTGCTGGTTATGGTACAGGTGCTGTAATGGCTGTGCCAAGTGGTGATCAACGTGACTATGTGTTTGCTAAACATTTCGCTCTTCCTATTATTCCTATTTCGGATACTCAAAATATTGAAGAAGAAGCTGATCCAAATAAAGATGGAAAATACATCAATTCCGATTTTATCAATGGTATGACTTACCAAGAGGCGGTCCCTGCTTTGATTGCTAAATTGGAAGAATTAAAATTAGGTAAAGCGAAAATAAACTTCCGTATGCGTGATGCTATTTTTGGGCGTCAGCGTTATTGGGGAGAACCCGTTCCTGTCTACTTTAAAAATGGATTACCTTATTTAATTAAAGAAGAAGAATTACCGCTCTTATTGCCCGAAGTTGATAAATATTTACCAACGGAATCGGGTGAACCTCCTTTAGGAAGGGCCAAAGATTGGAAATATGAAGATCAGTACGAGTATGAACTGAGCACGATGCCAGGATGGGCGGGCTCTTCATGGTATTGGTTTAGGTATATGGATCCGAAAAATGAAGGTAATTTTGCGTCTAAAGAGGCTGTGGATTATTGGAAAGCGGTGGATTTATATATCGGTGGTTCTGAGCATGCTACTGGGCACTTGTTGTATTCGCGTTTTTGGAACAAGTTCTTGAAAGATCTGGGGTATCAAAATGAGGAAGAGCCATTCCGCAAATTGATTAATCAAGGTATGATTCAAGGGCGCTCTAATTTTGTGTATCGTGTACTCGATGACGAAGGGAGAGGTACAAATCAATTTGTGTCTTATGGATTAAGAAATGAATACAAAACTATTCCTTTACATGTAGACGTGAATATTGTTCATAATGATGTACTGGATTTGGAAAAATTCAAAAATTTCAGACCGGACTTTGCAAATGCTGAATTTGTATTGGAAAATGGGAAGTATATCTGCGGTAGTGAGGTGGAGAAAATGTCGAAATCCAAATTCAATGTGGTCAATCCTGATGATATTATCGAATCCTATGGAGCAGATACATTGCGTCTATACGAAATGTTTTTAGGGCCTTTGGAGCAGGCTAAGCCTTGGAATACAAATGGTATTGAAGGGGTTTATAAGTTTTTACGTAAAGTATGGCGACTGTTCCACGATGCTGAAGGTAATTTCAGTGTTTCCGATGAAGATCCATCCAAAGCAGAGTTTAAAGCCTTACATAAAATTATCAAAAAGGTGGAAGATGATATTGAGCGTTTCTCATTCAATACTTCTGTTTCAGCCTTTATGATCTGTGTCAATGAATTGACTGAGTTGAAATGCAATAAAAGACAGATATTGGAACAGCTCGTCGTTATCCTTCAGCCTTATGCTCCACATATTACGGAAGAGTTGTGGGCGCTGTTGGGTAAAGAAGCTGGTACACTTTCTTACGCTTCATATCCTGTGTTCAAAGCAGAATATTTGGTTGAATCTGAATTTGCATATCCCGTATCTTTCAATGGAAAGATGAAATTCAATCTATCACTAGCGCTTGATTTAGATCAAAAAGCTGTAGAAGATACGATTAGAGCACATGCTGATGTACAACGGCATTTAGATGGGAAGGCGATCAAAAAGATTATTTTTGTCAAAGGAAAGATAATCAATATTGTCATTTAA
- a CDS encoding TetR/AcrR family transcriptional regulator translates to MNTKEKIIVGALKLYNRDGIRTVTTRQIAQELNISAGNLHYHFKHTEDIIFQLFQLLQNEYEKMILKPEDDASTFRQVLDSFIDGSYALISKYRFIFENFVEICNWIPSIAEAYRNLVAQREEQLVSLFLYYAELGMFRSDIPLVNLQAFVRQLFIISDFWSSSYAVLGAYQNGNPLEDYRQTIHTAFYPYLV, encoded by the coding sequence ATGAATACGAAAGAAAAAATTATTGTGGGTGCGTTGAAGCTTTATAATCGTGATGGTATACGTACGGTAACAACGCGTCAAATTGCTCAGGAACTGAATATAAGTGCCGGTAATCTTCATTATCATTTTAAACATACCGAGGATATTATTTTTCAACTTTTCCAATTATTGCAAAATGAGTATGAAAAGATGATTTTGAAGCCTGAAGATGATGCAAGCACATTTCGCCAGGTGCTGGATAGTTTTATTGATGGCTCTTATGCGCTGATATCGAAATACAGGTTTATTTTTGAGAATTTTGTTGAAATTTGCAACTGGATCCCCAGTATTGCAGAAGCTTACAGAAATTTGGTGGCACAGCGTGAAGAGCAACTTGTCTCTCTATTTTTGTATTACGCTGAGTTAGGCATGTTTCGTTCTGATATACCCTTGGTAAATTTACAGGCGTTCGTGCGCCAACTTTTTATCATTTCAGATTTTTGGAGCTCAAGCTATGCTGTTTTGGGTGCATACCAAAACGGAAATCCACTGGAAGATTATAGACAGACGATTCATACGGCCTTTTATCCATATCTTGTTTAA
- a CDS encoding Rrf2 family transcriptional regulator — translation MGIFSKTCEYGLRAVFFIAQSSQENKRVSIKEIAESIHSPEAFLGKILQNLSRAGIIRSMKGPGGGFYLDREDMSTPLSEVVRAIDGESLFVGCGMGLEFCSEQYPCPLHHEFKSIRNNLSEMLQKTTVGQFNDDLIKGKILLTKKPYQP, via the coding sequence ATGGGTATTTTTTCCAAAACATGTGAATATGGACTACGGGCAGTTTTTTTTATCGCACAAAGCTCCCAAGAAAATAAACGCGTGAGCATAAAAGAAATAGCAGAGAGTATCCATTCTCCGGAAGCTTTTCTAGGCAAGATACTACAGAATCTAAGCCGTGCAGGTATCATTCGATCCATGAAGGGACCTGGTGGTGGATTTTACCTCGATAGGGAAGATATGTCCACTCCACTATCCGAAGTCGTCAGAGCGATCGACGGTGAAAGTCTATTTGTCGGCTGCGGCATGGGGCTTGAATTCTGCTCCGAACAATATCCCTGTCCCTTGCATCACGAGTTCAAAAGCATACGCAACAACCTCTCGGAAATGCTTCAAAAAACAACGGTCGGCCAATTCAACGACGACCTGATTAAAGGGAAAATCCTATTAACAAAAAAGCCATATCAACCCTGA
- a CDS encoding GNAT family protein, translated as MITLLQFEKSDFPLFKSWIRSAEELLQFAGPYFSFPLTDNQLEKYIQDPKRNAFKIIDTATKEIIGHCELSFERDIPRLCRILIAKSSERNKGYGRSTVNELLKLLFTEGNYEIADLNVYDWNHNAIRCYEAVGFRINENMISEVTIGNETWKSLNMKISKSDWKS; from the coding sequence ATGATAACACTACTTCAATTCGAAAAATCAGATTTCCCGCTTTTTAAGTCATGGATTCGATCAGCAGAGGAACTATTACAGTTTGCAGGACCGTATTTTTCGTTTCCGCTTACTGATAACCAACTTGAAAAATACATTCAAGACCCAAAGCGAAACGCCTTTAAAATAATCGATACGGCAACCAAAGAAATAATCGGCCACTGCGAATTAAGCTTCGAACGGGACATTCCAAGACTTTGCCGCATCCTAATTGCAAAAAGCTCCGAACGAAATAAAGGTTATGGCAGAAGCACGGTAAACGAACTACTCAAGCTGCTTTTTACTGAAGGCAATTATGAAATAGCCGATTTAAACGTTTATGACTGGAATCACAATGCAATCCGATGTTATGAAGCCGTAGGTTTTCGAATTAACGAAAATATGATTTCGGAAGTAACAATTGGCAACGAAACCTGGAAAAGTCTCAATATGAAGATTAGCAAATCTGACTGGAAAAGTTAA
- a CDS encoding DUF4846 domain-containing protein, which yields MRSIYVLIPLLSCQVFSGCGQPNVAAPNNKTLNPATTESIAPDGNQFINPDGMTIKSRILLPKGFKRPAYRVEEFGNFLENLPLYPIDQEVHYYDGKIKPRNNIYNSVVKLDIGKRDLHQCADAVMRLRADYLYQQKRYKDIKFNFLSDSKPRAYTNYAKGDYSYPTYWKYLEYVFAYANTASLHDELPNVKTTQEVKIGDTFIQKGSPIGHAIIIVDLAKDSTGKTIVLLAQSYMPAQEIQILNNWNNSTLSPWYDIDQDIIKTPEWTFYPKNLKTWE from the coding sequence ATGAGATCGATATATGTACTCATTCCACTCCTCTCGTGTCAGGTTTTCAGTGGATGTGGGCAGCCAAATGTTGCTGCACCTAATAACAAAACTTTGAATCCGGCAACTACTGAGTCAATAGCACCTGACGGGAACCAGTTTATCAACCCCGATGGGATGACGATCAAATCGCGCATTTTGTTACCAAAAGGCTTTAAAAGGCCTGCCTACCGGGTCGAAGAATTTGGAAATTTTCTCGAAAATCTTCCATTATACCCCATCGACCAGGAAGTACATTATTATGATGGAAAAATTAAACCTAGAAATAACATCTACAACAGTGTTGTGAAACTAGATATAGGAAAGCGCGATTTACACCAATGCGCCGATGCTGTCATGCGACTCAGGGCAGATTACTTATACCAACAAAAGCGGTATAAGGACATCAAATTCAACTTCCTTTCCGATAGCAAACCCCGCGCTTATACAAACTATGCAAAAGGAGACTATTCCTACCCAACCTATTGGAAATACCTGGAATATGTGTTTGCCTATGCCAACACAGCCTCTTTACACGATGAGCTGCCCAATGTAAAAACGACTCAGGAAGTTAAGATTGGAGATACTTTTATCCAGAAAGGATCACCCATTGGCCACGCAATCATTATAGTTGATCTAGCCAAGGACAGTACTGGAAAAACAATCGTACTCCTCGCACAAAGCTACATGCCGGCGCAAGAAATACAGATTTTAAACAATTGGAACAACAGCACGCTTAGTCCCTGGTACGATATAGACCAGGATATTATAAAAACCCCTGAATGGACATTTTATCCTAAAAACCTCAAAACTTGGGAATAA
- a CDS encoding cold-shock protein, giving the protein MSKSQITFNKKEREKKKLLKKQQKIEKKEFNKTNNDKGKSLEELFAYVDEHGNISDRPAIKLKEGESPSMASNHHDEYSFGKVVHYNNDSNYGFIRDNETQQSIYFNDRLAGHKLNLNQKVKFKFKSAKQGAQVTEVLIEY; this is encoded by the coding sequence ATGAGCAAAAGCCAAATTACATTTAACAAAAAAGAACGAGAAAAAAAGAAACTACTCAAAAAACAACAAAAAATTGAGAAAAAAGAATTCAACAAAACAAACAACGACAAGGGGAAATCTTTGGAAGAATTGTTTGCTTATGTTGATGAACATGGGAATATTTCAGACAGACCTGCGATAAAATTGAAAGAAGGGGAGAGTCCAAGCATGGCCTCAAATCATCATGACGAGTATTCCTTCGGAAAAGTTGTCCATTACAATAACGACTCCAACTATGGGTTTATTAGAGACAACGAAACTCAGCAATCTATTTATTTCAATGACCGTCTTGCTGGACATAAATTGAACCTGAATCAGAAAGTGAAGTTTAAATTTAAAAGTGCTAAACAAGGAGCTCAAGTCACTGAAGTCTTGATCGAGTATTAG
- a CDS encoding SRPBCC family protein: MPQLILDTIIEAPLSVVFDLARSIDLHMYSTKKTGEKAIDGVTMGLIEAGRQVRWRARHLGVKQTLTVQITAMEKPHFFEDRMTQGVFHSMDHQHIFKELEHGKVLMRDVFNFKAPLGVLGRLAERLFLTRYMLRFLEERNLVIKEVAESGKYRLYLPV; this comes from the coding sequence ATGCCGCAGCTTATTTTAGATACAATTATAGAAGCTCCTTTATCGGTTGTTTTTGATTTGGCACGTAGTATTGATCTGCATATGTATTCGACAAAGAAAACTGGAGAGAAGGCAATTGATGGGGTGACAATGGGATTAATCGAGGCGGGGCGGCAGGTGCGCTGGCGCGCAAGGCATCTTGGAGTAAAGCAAACATTGACTGTGCAGATAACAGCGATGGAAAAACCTCATTTTTTCGAAGATCGAATGACTCAGGGAGTGTTTCATTCGATGGATCACCAGCATATTTTCAAGGAACTGGAACATGGCAAAGTATTAATGCGCGATGTGTTCAATTTTAAGGCTCCGCTCGGGGTTCTGGGGAGGCTTGCGGAACGGCTATTTTTAACCCGATACATGCTGCGCTTTCTTGAAGAAAGAAATCTGGTGATCAAAGAAGTTGCTGAGTCGGGTAAATACCGGTTGTATCTTCCAGTCTAG
- a CDS encoding GNAT family N-acetyltransferase: MEIRNIERDERGNFIAEVENNEAGILEYTWQNDHEFSIDHTEVYDEYQGMSVGKKLVLEAVDYARKNDAKIIPNCPYAKAIFDKTIAFQDVLA; the protein is encoded by the coding sequence ATGGAAATAAGAAACATCGAAAGGGACGAGAGAGGCAATTTTATTGCAGAAGTTGAAAATAATGAAGCCGGAATTTTAGAGTATACCTGGCAAAACGATCATGAGTTTTCCATTGATCATACAGAAGTCTACGATGAGTATCAGGGAATGAGTGTGGGAAAAAAATTGGTACTGGAGGCTGTTGACTATGCCCGAAAGAATGACGCCAAAATTATCCCAAATTGTCCCTATGCGAAAGCTATCTTTGATAAAACAATAGCTTTTCAAGATGTATTGGCATAA
- the hmpA gene encoding NO-inducible flavohemoprotein, producing MITEAQKELIKGTVPVLKEHGVALTSYFYKRMFAHNPELKHIFNMGNQQNARQQAALATAVLAYAEHIENPAVLLSAVKHIGQKHSSLNIRPEHYQIVGKHLLASIQEVLGDAATEELIEAWKVAYFQLADLMIGVEKDMYDQMIQNEGGWTGWKPFTIVKVVSETAEIQSIYLKPTDQGRLPKHEAGQYVSVRVFLPELHLYQPRQYSLSDASNGEYLRISVKREATEGKPEGMVSNYIHQYFEVGKQLELTAPTGSFQLIESEKPHVFISGGVGQTPLIAMLEHLADKKEDKPITWIHGCRNPDLHAFKERVKTLENQHQNITSFSFYDEAQDADANVLVGWVDLAKIDASHLPQEANYYICGPSGFIKKHFQYLTNQGIQTENIHFEEFGPASLQLN from the coding sequence ATGATTACTGAAGCACAAAAAGAGTTAATCAAGGGCACTGTACCGGTTTTAAAAGAACATGGTGTGGCGCTGACCAGTTATTTTTATAAGCGTATGTTTGCCCACAATCCTGAGCTTAAACATATCTTCAATATGGGAAACCAACAAAATGCGCGGCAACAAGCGGCGTTGGCCACGGCAGTGTTGGCCTATGCCGAGCATATCGAGAATCCCGCAGTCCTTCTTTCTGCAGTGAAACATATTGGACAAAAACACAGTAGCCTCAATATTCGTCCGGAGCATTATCAGATTGTTGGCAAGCATCTATTGGCCTCCATTCAAGAAGTATTGGGGGATGCAGCAACAGAAGAACTGATTGAAGCCTGGAAAGTTGCCTATTTTCAATTAGCGGATCTGATGATCGGAGTCGAAAAGGATATGTATGATCAAATGATCCAGAACGAGGGCGGATGGACGGGCTGGAAGCCATTCACCATTGTAAAAGTGGTATCTGAGACCGCCGAGATTCAGTCTATTTATCTCAAGCCAACAGATCAAGGAAGACTTCCAAAACATGAGGCAGGCCAGTATGTAAGTGTTCGTGTATTTCTTCCCGAATTACACCTGTACCAACCAAGACAGTATAGTCTTTCCGATGCGAGCAATGGAGAGTACCTTCGGATTTCGGTAAAAAGAGAAGCTACGGAAGGAAAACCTGAGGGTATGGTGAGTAATTATATACATCAATACTTTGAAGTTGGAAAACAACTGGAACTCACAGCACCTACAGGTTCCTTTCAACTTATCGAAAGTGAAAAACCACATGTATTTATTAGTGGTGGAGTTGGTCAGACCCCATTAATTGCCATGTTAGAACATTTAGCTGACAAGAAAGAAGACAAACCAATCACTTGGATCCACGGTTGCCGTAACCCTGATTTACATGCGTTTAAAGAAAGAGTAAAAACATTGGAAAATCAACATCAAAACATAACTAGTTTTTCTTTCTATGACGAAGCTCAGGATGCGGATGCCAACGTACTTGTGGGTTGGGTTGATCTCGCTAAAATAGATGCTTCGCATCTTCCACAGGAGGCAAACTATTACATCTGTGGCCCATCAGGATTTATCAAAAAGCACTTCCAATATTTAACGAATCAGGGTATCCAAACAGAGAACATTCATTTCGAAGAATTTGGTCCAGCATCTTTGCAACTAAATTAA
- a CDS encoding metallophosphoesterase yields MKNKRKLKHIAICLFVLGALLGFYSWKIEPHWVKYEQVNLTVKHLPEALEGKSLIQISDIHIGNYVDKDFIKRTFREIGALKPDIVVYTGDFVRLVNNKIRLEQLNEVMQDAPKGKLQTLAILGNHDYGKNFQDSAAADSIVSLLHGYSIKVLRNESVITQGLRIFGIDDFWGTNFDLIKAMKDYDQSQASLVLCHNPDAADLDGWNRYNGWILAGHTHAGQVRIPFWGSPIIPVKNKNYDQGIKKISGDRTLYINRGLGHSIPIRFNARPEVTIFTLRKE; encoded by the coding sequence ATGAAAAATAAGCGAAAATTAAAGCATATAGCAATATGCTTATTCGTATTGGGTGCATTGCTCGGTTTTTACAGCTGGAAAATCGAGCCACATTGGGTAAAATACGAGCAGGTCAATCTAACTGTAAAACATTTACCAGAAGCATTGGAAGGAAAGTCGTTGATCCAAATTTCGGACATCCATATCGGCAACTATGTGGATAAAGATTTTATAAAAAGAACCTTTCGGGAAATCGGAGCATTAAAGCCCGATATCGTGGTATACACCGGCGATTTTGTACGTCTTGTTAACAATAAAATCCGCTTAGAACAACTCAATGAAGTCATGCAAGATGCCCCAAAAGGCAAACTTCAAACATTGGCAATTCTAGGCAATCATGACTATGGAAAAAATTTTCAGGACAGTGCGGCAGCAGATTCAATCGTTAGCCTACTCCATGGATATTCGATAAAAGTATTGAGAAATGAAAGCGTAATAACCCAGGGGTTAAGAATATTCGGTATAGATGACTTTTGGGGAACAAACTTTGACCTTATAAAGGCCATGAAAGACTACGATCAATCTCAAGCCAGTTTAGTATTATGTCATAATCCGGATGCCGCAGACCTCGACGGCTGGAATAGATACAATGGCTGGATCCTGGCAGGACACACACATGCTGGCCAAGTAAGAATTCCTTTTTGGGGCTCCCCGATTATTCCCGTCAAAAATAAAAACTACGATCAAGGAATCAAGAAAATAAGCGGAGACAGAACATTATATATCAACCGCGGACTGGGACACAGCATTCCCATCAGATTCAACGCGCGACCCGAGGTTACCATTTTCACATTAAGGAAAGAATAA